In Kwoniella dendrophila CBS 6074 chromosome 7, complete sequence, the following proteins share a genomic window:
- a CDS encoding ribonucleoside-diphosphate reductase, alpha subunit: MVMWIYKRDGRKEPVAFDKVTARINKLSYGLDPNFVEPAEITQKVIVGIHAGITTVELDNLAAETAAYLTTKHPDYAILAARIAISNLHKETKKHFSSVIQDLYEWVNPKTGKHAPMIADDVYKIVMDNKETLDSAIIYDRDFAYNYFGFKTLERSYLLRVNGKIVERPQHMIMRVAVGIHGNNLDKVIETYNLMSERYFTHASPTLFNSGTPHAQMSSCFLVAMKDDSIDGIYDTLKTCAQISKTAGGIGLHIHNIRAKGAYIAGTNGYSNGIVPMLRAYDATARYVDQGGNKRPGAFAIYLEPWHADVFDFLDLRKNHGKEEVRARDLFYALWIPDLFMKRVEQDGNWTLMCPSECPGLADVHSEKFEELYEGYEKAGKGRKTIKAQKLWFAILEAQTETGGPFILYKDAANSKSNQQHLGTIKSSNLCTEIIEYSAPDEVAVCNLASLALPAFVDLEKRTYDFKKLHEIVKVVTKNLDQVIARNYYPVPEARNSNMRHRPVGLGVQGLADAFMALRMPFDSPAARELNIQIFETIYHAALESSCEMAQEQGKYPSYEGSPISQGKLQPDLWGRTPTDLWDWTELRANIAKHGVRNSLLVAPMPTASTSQILGWNECFEPYTSMLYARRVLSGDFQVVCPWLLRDLINLGLWDDNMKNLIIAAGGSIQNIPQIPAELKAIYKTVWEISQKAVIDLAADRGAFIDQSQSLNIHLANPSFSQLTSMHFYGWKRGLKTGAYYLRTKPSANAIQFTIDAATLKQAKSQAAESKNTSSAPSAESLVAPMRQVKIATTASSVPTPQIPIESKSDSRSDSPKPSEEEEITYEEAKRRAEERAEAALQCSIENKDACLMCSG; this comes from the exons ATGGTGATGTGGATTTACAAACGAGATGGTCGAAAAGAGCctg TCGCTTTCGATAAAGTCACTGCCCGTATAAATAAACTTTCATACGGTCTTGATCCAAACTTCGTTGAACCTGCTGAAATTACCCAGAAAGTAATTGTCGGTATTCACGCTGGTATCACAActgttgaacttgat AACCTTGCCGCTGAAACCGCTGCATACTTAACGACCAAACATCCAGATTACGCTATTCTCGCCGCTAGAATCGCTATTTCAAACTTGCAcaaagaaaccaaaaaacaCTTTTCATCCGTTATCCAAGATTTATACGAATGGGTTAACCCAAAAACCGGCAAACATGCTCCTATGATTGCTGATGATGTATACAAAATCGTTATGGATAACAAAGAAACTCTCGACTCGGCTATTATCTATGATCGAGATTTCGCCTACAATTACTTCGGTTTCAAAACCCTCGAAAGATCTTACCTCCTTAGAGTAAATGGTAAAATCGTAGAAAGACCTCAACACATGATCATGAGAGTCGCTGTTGGTATTCACGGTAATAACCTTGACAAAGTCATCGAAACCTACAACCTCATGTCTGAACGATACTTCACACATGCTTCTCCTACT CTCTTCAACTCCGGTACACCTCACGCTCAAATGTCATCTTGTTTCCTTGTTGCCATGAAAGATGACTCCATTGATGGTATTTACGATACCCTCAAAACTTGCGCTCAAATATCCAAAACCGCCGGTGGTATCGGTCTCCACATCCACAACATCCGAGCTAAAGGCGCTTACATCGCCGGTACCAACGGTTATTCAAACGGTATTGTCCCCATGCTTAGAGCTTATGATGCTACCGCTCGATACGTCGATCAAGGTGGTAACAAACGACCCGGTGCCTTCGCTATCTACCTAGAACCATGGCACGCCGATGTCTTCGATTTCCTTGATTTGAGAAAGAACCAcggtaaagaagaagttaGAGCTAGAGATCTTTTCTACGCTCTCTGGATCCCAGATCTTTTCATGAAAAGAGTTGAACAAGATGGTAACTGGACACTCATGTGTCCTTCAGAATGTCCAGGTCTTGCCGATGTTCACTCTGAAAAATTCGAAGAACTTTATGAAGGTTACGAAAAAGCCGGTAAAGGCCGAAAAACCATCAAAGCTCAAAAACTTTGGTTCGCTATTCTCGAAGCTCAAACTGAAACTGGTGGTCCATTCATCCTTTACAAAGATGCTGCCAACTCTAAATCCAATCAACAACACTTAGGTactatcaaatcatccaaCTTGTGTACCGAAATTATCGAATACTCTGCTCCAGATGAAGTCGCTGTTTGTAACCTTGCATCCCTCGCTCTTCCCGCTTTCGTCGATCTCGAAAAGAGAACTTACGACTTCAAAAAACTCCATGAAATCGTCAAAGTTGTTACCAAGAACTTGGATCAAGTCATTGCCCGAAACTATTACCCTGTGCCAGAAGCTAGAAACTCCAACATGAGACACAGACCtgtaggtttaggtgtacaAGGTCTTGCCGACGCTTTCATGGCTCTTCGAATGCCTTTCGATTCTCCTGCTGCTAGAGAGCTCAACATACAAATCTTCGAAACCATCTACCATGCTGCTTTAGAATCTTCATGTGAAATGGCtcaagaacaaggtaaataCCCATCGTACGAAGGTTCACCAATCTCTCAAGGTAAACTCCAACCTGATCTTTGGGGTAGAACACCAACCGATCTTTGGGATTGGACTGAACTCCGAGCCAACATTGCCAAACATGGTGTAAGAAACTCTTTGCTCGTTGCTCCTATGCCAACAGCCTCTACATCGCAAATTTTAGGTTGGAACGAATGTTTCGAACCGTACACATCAATGCTTTACGCTAGAAGAGTACTTTCAGGTGATTTCCAGGTTGTTTGTCCATGGTTACTACGAGACCTTATCAACCTTGGTTTATGGGATGATAACATGAAAAACCTCATCATTGCTGCTGGTGGATCAATCCAAAACATTCCCCAAATTCCAGCTGAATTAAAAGCTATTTACAAGACTGTTTGGGAAATTTCACAAAAAGCTGTTATTGATTTAGCTGCCGATCGAGGAGCATTCATcgatcaatctcaatcatTGAACATTCACTTAGCCAATCCATCATTCTCACAATTAACTTCAATGCACTTCTACGGATGGAAACGAGGATTAAAGACTGGTGCTTATTATTTAAGAACCAAACCATCAGCAAATGCAATTCAATTTACAATCGATGCAGCGACATtgaaacaagctaaatcacAAGCTGCTGAAAGTAAAAATACCTCTTCAGCTCCATCGGCTGAAAGTTTAGTAGCACCAATGAGACAAGTTAAAATTGCTACAACAGCATCATCAGTACCAACACCACAAATTCCAatagaatcaaaatcagattcaagatcagattcaccaaaaccaagtgaagaagaagaaattacatatgaagaagctaaaagacgtgctgaagaaagagctgaAGCCGCTTTACAATgttcaattgaaaataaagatgCTTGTTTAATGTGTTCTGGATAG